The following coding sequences are from one Fibrobacter sp. UWR4 window:
- a CDS encoding ABC-F family ATP-binding cassette domain-containing protein, producing MLNVSNVSLQYGSRVLFKEVNLSFKPGNCYGVIGANGAGKSTFLKILSGDLEPNTGEVTKNPGERIAVLKQDHFAYEQNTVLETVMMGFPELYELGKRREELYALPEMTDEQGEEAIKVEERFGEIGGYEADSSAAVLLKGLGIPEEFHYSLMADLDGNQKIRVLLAQALFGNPDILLLDEPTNHLDLDTVAWLEDYLERFENVVIVVSHDRHFLNTVCTHTCDIDYGKINIYGGNYEFWYAASQLAQKQRKDQNRRAEEKIEELKAFIRRFASNAAKAKQATSRKKLLDKMTVDEMPASSRKFPWVNFKMDREPGKIVLEVNNATIDGGDGIICKGLNFKLNAGDKVALVGEYGTLKTAFFQLIAGETPAPEGVIKWGNTITQNYFPKNNDAYFQSELSLVDWLRQYSKEQDETFIRGFLGRMLFTGEEALKCCNVLSGGEKVRCMLSKMMLSNANCLLLDEPTAHLDLEAITALNNGLTAFQGPIIFCTQDHEFAQTVANRVLELTPDGVLDRSITFDEWYESKSSKGKRGK from the coding sequence ATGTTAAATGTTTCTAATGTAAGTCTTCAGTATGGCAGCCGCGTCCTTTTCAAGGAAGTAAATCTTTCCTTTAAGCCTGGTAACTGCTATGGCGTTATCGGCGCAAACGGCGCTGGCAAATCCACATTCCTCAAGATCCTTTCTGGCGATCTGGAACCCAACACTGGTGAAGTCACCAAGAACCCTGGCGAACGTATTGCCGTCCTTAAGCAGGACCACTTCGCCTACGAACAGAACACCGTTCTGGAAACCGTCATGATGGGTTTCCCGGAACTGTACGAACTGGGCAAGCGTCGCGAAGAACTGTACGCTCTTCCGGAAATGACCGACGAACAAGGCGAGGAAGCCATCAAGGTGGAAGAACGCTTTGGCGAAATCGGCGGTTACGAAGCCGACTCCAGCGCAGCCGTCCTCCTGAAGGGTCTTGGCATTCCTGAAGAATTCCATTACAGCCTCATGGCAGACCTGGATGGCAACCAGAAAATCCGCGTGCTTTTGGCACAGGCCCTCTTTGGAAACCCCGACATTCTCCTCCTTGACGAACCTACCAACCACTTGGACCTGGATACCGTCGCCTGGCTGGAAGACTATCTCGAGCGTTTTGAAAACGTGGTGATCGTGGTGAGCCATGACCGTCACTTTCTCAATACGGTCTGCACCCACACTTGCGATATCGACTACGGCAAGATCAACATCTACGGTGGTAACTACGAATTCTGGTATGCAGCTAGCCAGCTGGCCCAGAAACAGCGCAAGGACCAGAACCGCCGTGCCGAAGAAAAGATCGAAGAATTGAAGGCCTTTATCCGCCGCTTCGCATCCAACGCAGCAAAGGCCAAGCAGGCCACTTCCCGTAAGAAGCTCCTGGACAAGATGACCGTGGATGAAATGCCGGCCTCCAGCCGTAAGTTCCCCTGGGTCAACTTCAAGATGGACCGCGAACCGGGTAAAATTGTGCTGGAAGTGAACAACGCAACTATCGACGGTGGCGACGGCATTATCTGCAAGGGTTTGAACTTCAAGCTGAACGCTGGCGACAAGGTGGCTCTCGTTGGCGAATACGGCACTCTCAAGACCGCATTCTTCCAGCTGATCGCTGGTGAAACCCCGGCACCGGAAGGCGTCATCAAATGGGGCAACACCATTACCCAGAACTATTTCCCCAAGAACAACGACGCCTACTTCCAAAGCGAGCTCTCCCTGGTGGATTGGCTCCGTCAGTACAGCAAGGAACAGGACGAAACCTTCATCCGCGGGTTCCTTGGCCGTATGCTCTTCACAGGCGAAGAAGCCCTGAAGTGCTGTAACGTCCTTTCCGGTGGCGAAAAGGTCCGCTGCATGCTCTCCAAGATGATGCTTTCCAACGCAAACTGCCTGCTGTTGGACGAACCCACCGCTCACCTGGACTTGGAAGCCATTACCGCCCTGAACAACGGCCTGACCGCTTTCCAGGGCCCCATCATCTTCTGTACTCAGGACCACGAATTTGCACAGACCGTTGCAAACCGCGTTCTTGAACTGACACCGGACGGCGTCCTCGATCGTTCCATTACCTTCGATGAATGGTACGAATCCAAGTCCTCCAAGGGCAAGCGCGGAAAGTAA
- a CDS encoding glycosyl hydrolase family 8 — MKKSFIPAIALSVCAAVSSVSAVQEIPNTQPKVDAAFWNKVLDKTWNGLKKRNIAPYENGVGAGLVHRPKSEYPGDAVSEAVGYGMLVALYANDQETFNKIWSAANKEMWNGNFYDWQLKLSGSKSQGAATDAEEDIILSLVFAQKLVDGGKWKDYTDPSGKKYLEHAKKMMGKMWETEQITSKGTLAPGAGWGGESFVNVGYFSPAWYKIFAKYDSNHDWNKVVDRSYEIIANSPGYSLGMVPDWMKPDGSPSGSLGYNAYFNAKAFFKDAIRILWRVAIDAIWFDEPRAKTFLQNSMNFINSIGGAEAANFFQMDGQLLPAEDVWTDMVGGTITRHRREHSPMTIGMWATAAMAVGTDEDKKAFSQEMAKFYDKDADYFGLAVDPSGMEEDTLHNEMYFEQFLGWFGTSMMSGVFSNIEDDIDNPKQAVVGLTTSLSESSQENPGQEPDAIGNTLTPSIAESSVKLVRNKGQVRILRKDSEDRWIEYGLNGKKLFKVH; from the coding sequence ATGAAAAAGAGTTTCATTCCTGCAATCGCACTTTCGGTATGCGCAGCTGTATCCAGCGTTTCCGCAGTACAGGAGATCCCTAATACTCAACCTAAGGTTGATGCCGCTTTCTGGAATAAGGTTCTGGACAAGACCTGGAATGGCCTTAAAAAGCGCAACATTGCACCGTACGAAAATGGTGTGGGCGCAGGTCTGGTTCACCGTCCCAAGAGCGAATACCCTGGGGACGCAGTGAGTGAAGCGGTGGGCTACGGAATGCTGGTGGCCCTTTATGCCAACGATCAGGAAACCTTCAACAAGATTTGGTCTGCAGCCAACAAGGAAATGTGGAACGGCAACTTTTACGACTGGCAGCTGAAACTGAGTGGCAGCAAGTCGCAAGGCGCCGCAACAGACGCAGAAGAAGATATCATTCTCTCTCTGGTCTTTGCCCAGAAACTGGTGGATGGGGGCAAGTGGAAAGATTATACAGATCCTTCCGGGAAAAAATACCTGGAACACGCCAAGAAGATGATGGGCAAAATGTGGGAAACGGAACAGATTACCAGTAAGGGTACTCTGGCTCCTGGCGCAGGCTGGGGCGGAGAGAGTTTCGTGAATGTGGGCTATTTCTCCCCCGCCTGGTACAAGATTTTTGCAAAGTACGATTCCAATCATGACTGGAACAAGGTGGTAGACCGCAGCTATGAAATTATCGCCAATAGTCCCGGCTACAGTCTGGGCATGGTTCCTGACTGGATGAAGCCCGATGGAAGCCCCTCCGGATCCCTGGGTTACAACGCCTATTTTAACGCAAAGGCCTTCTTTAAGGATGCCATCCGTATTTTGTGGCGCGTCGCCATTGACGCCATCTGGTTTGACGAACCCCGCGCCAAGACATTCCTCCAGAATTCCATGAATTTCATCAACTCCATCGGCGGAGCAGAAGCCGCAAACTTTTTCCAGATGGACGGCCAGCTTCTCCCCGCAGAGGATGTATGGACGGATATGGTGGGCGGAACCATCACCCGCCACCGTCGTGAACATAGCCCCATGACCATCGGCATGTGGGCAACTGCCGCCATGGCCGTAGGTACCGACGAAGACAAGAAGGCTTTCAGCCAGGAAATGGCTAAGTTCTACGACAAGGACGCGGACTATTTCGGTTTGGCAGTAGACCCCAGCGGCATGGAAGAAGACACCCTCCATAACGAGATGTATTTCGAGCAATTCCTGGGCTGGTTCGGAACCTCCATGATGTCTGGCGTATTCAGTAACATTGAAGACGATATCGACAATCCCAAGCAGGCTGTAGTTGGTCTTACCACCAGCCTTTCCGAATCCAGCCAGGAAAATCCGGGCCAGGAACCGGACGCTATCGGCAACACCCTTACTCCCTCCATTGCAGAAAGTTCTGTCAAGCTGGTCCGCAACAAGGGACAAGTACGAATTTTGCGTAAGGATTCCGAAGATCGCTGGATTGAGTACGGCCTGAACGGCAAGAAACTCTTTAAGGTTCATTAA